From the Chanos chanos chromosome 7, fChaCha1.1, whole genome shotgun sequence genome, the window CTTGAAAGAAAGCCGAGCCTCTCCTTGGATGTCTGTACGAGACTGTATCTGTGTCAGAAGACGATGCAGGTAGTTAGTTCTCATCAAAGACAGTAATTTGACCAAGTTCAACAAGATTCACAAGATTTACAGAGCTGTCCACATTCATTGTGAATGAGTTTTCAAACAGCACCAACTTGGAGTGCAGGATCTCAAGCAGCAGAAGTCCTTCTCACGATGTTCTTTTCTGGTATTGTCTGGTACACTGTCATGAACATCCACAGAGCCCTCCTCGTCTACATGATACAGCAGAGTCATAACTAGCTGAATTATCTCAATACAAACACTTCAATAGTTCATCTGTGTAGGGACCAGAATTCTAATCACATTTTATAAAAATCataggtttatttttttttccaatcatGAAGCTTTGGCATTtcaatatatacaaaaatattagCATCTTTCTCTACCCTCTGTGatatacaaaatataaattTCACTACTTTCTTGTAATCTTTAGGAGGAAAATGTGAATATGAGTTGTGGCAcgttaaaacaaaataaaagggAAGGGTTGTACTTACGCCCCCTACAGGACTGGATGAGGATGATTTTAGGCTTGTCACGTAGTCCAGGGCAGTTGGGAGTGTTCAGGTGGTCAAAGATTTTGTTGGTACAGAACATGTCCTTTTCATTATCATTCTGTTTTCTATAAGAAACACCACAGATTCCCGTTGGTCCTCCATGAGACATGATGACCACAAAGCAGCTGTCTGATTGGACATGCTCCTCTCGCTTAGAGAAGTCAGCTATAGCTGTATCCATAccctagcaaaacaaacagcaaaatgagGGCGAAAGAGGTTGCATATTACAACATTATGCTGAAAGAAACAATGAACGTGCAACTGCATCTGTGAATTAAAGACCAAAGGTCAAGGAGTACTTGTTTATAATGAGACACATTCAAAGAGAGAAGCCTACTTTGGCTGTGAGGTTCCTGAGCAGGACTACATCATAACCCAAGTCCTTCAGCAGTCTGGCCATGTTCTCCTCATCCTTCTCTGCACCCATCCTGACCTCCAAGTGCTTAAAATTAATGTTGTTGATGAGTAAGGCCAGACGCTTCCTGCTGGGAGATTTGTCCAGTGATGGGTATATCTGGATagagaaagattaaaaatatcAGCATGATGAGATTACTGTAATATAGCGTcaactttgttttctctgatcACTTTTCTCTATGTAGACATGagagttgaaaaataaaaactgctaCGACTTTAATGCAAAGACTCAAAACTGTGCCAGAATAGCTTTTCATCACTCACATCATCCTGTTCGTTGCGGAGCATCTGTCTCTTATATTCAGGTTTACATAACACCAGACGGCTGGGACTTGAGGATTCTTGCTGATGGATCAAGAAAAAGGCATTGACATATAGAATATATCAaaaatcagaatttttttctggGCTATAAAATGTAAGTTGAGTCATTTAATTAACCATTTAAGTCACAGTAACACTCAGTTAATAAAGCAAGTCCATTCTTTATGACTGTTATAGATTATCTCTTGAGTGGTTAAATTATATATCAGAATAGCACTATCCTTTTAATGTACTGCAGTTGGCATTTACATTATAAAATCCTTTCCGTGTAGTTTCACCTGTCCAAATCTGTTAATTCTTCATGTAAACCAGTACCTGTCTCGGACGGCAGCCTTCATTCTCACATTTACTGGCGTTATAGAGTGGTCCTTTCCACTCCCTCACGCACTGCCAGCAGAAGTAGAAAGGCTTAGCCCGTTTTGCACTGCAGACCGTGCAGTGGACGCATAGATTATTTGGATTTGCCCTCTCCACGTTAGAGTGACATCCTGGACACTAAACAAAGTTAAGACAAGAAATTGTCTCTCACTAATTAGGTGGATAAAGAACCCATTGCTTAAAAAAGTCCTCTGGCTAGCTGAAAGACATTTCGATTATTTCTAAGAAGTCAGCTGCCAAactggtcttttaaaataatatgataGCTGTCCCTATCCTACTTGTGAcaactgaaagttttttttcatgtgcaaAATTTAaagcgaacacacacaaaaaaacttacATGTTTGTAGTCACATAGTGTCGCTGCAGCTAGTGCGCCTAGGATTTCCTCAAACTTCGTTTGTTGCTCTGCCGTTAGCCTGGCTCGTTGACAGATACTTTGGTAAGGCAAAACAGCGCCACATGTCTTGTTTCTGGATTTGCTGAACCTTGGACAGGTGAAACGACTCTGCCCCTGAAACACAGAAGTACACTTTCTTTACTGCcgggagagtgaaaaaaaataaaattctacAAGAAATTATTGTGGCTCTCCGATGACATACTTGTTCAAGCAGATATTGGCACCAAGCACGCAAATAATCTGCAGTTACGTGATGACCACAAGGCAGTAAatctgaggggggaaaaagcgACCTAATTTATCATGAGCAACACACATTAAAGTATCGTCTTCTCAAACATGTATCATTGAACGTATGACTTTTTAGGTCTATCGCGCGACCACAAAGCAGACGAAAGTGTCTAAAAGAACTGTCAATTTGTGCATTCCTAATAATTCATTAACAGAATGTGCAGGTTGGTTTTGGAGGCATCGGCAGGTGAAACTCATGCTTACCGCTCCGCTGTTGTCGTGGAGTCCTTTCTTCATATCGATGTTTAGACTTCCGTCCAACAAgagtgactttttgtttttaaaaagagaaaggctTAAATGATCACTGGAAATTATATACAATGtttaaacaacatttttatCGAGTTTCGCTTTCGATTTATATTGTATTTAGtttcaattttgttttccattgtgTTGTTGTTACACAACCTACCAAACAGAACATAGGGTATTTTAAATCACGAATTACCTATGAATTTACAGCTCGGATatcattttagtcattttgatGCCTGAGCACGTTTAATGATAAAGAGAACACAATATCAAATAAAACTTACATATTCCTCTATGAAGAAAAGCTGTTGGAGCAGCGTCCACTAAATATTGATCCGACACATCCTCAGACATACTTCTGTTGAACTTTTCCAAGTTGTGCGCGTCCCGCTGAATGCAATAATATATCCACCTTCTTGAAGCACGGAACACTGAGAAGAACGGTGAAGGTCCGGGGAGAAACTGCCTACACGTCAGAGGAAAGCCCCTAAGTAGCTGTTGGGTAAGAGGTAGCGCCTACCAGTGGAAGCTgcgtttctgtttcttttcaatgatCCTTCTCCATTTGTAACTTCTTGGATCAACTCATACATTTCTTCTGTCGATTTTCAATGCATTTTGAAACAGAGCAGTCAAATGCTCTGTTATCTATCTGAACGTGATACCATTTTTACAGCTCTGTTTAATATGtaaagtatataaatatataccaTTGAACATACAAAAAGTATGACTATATCACTAAAACGTTTTTTGTCGCTTGGCTCACCCTGTCTGGTTTCAGctaaaaacaagtaaataaatgaataaatgaaaaaaaaaaaaaaaaacgaccgatcaatcaataaatgaatcagTCAAGACCAGAAACCAAGCCATATGGTGAGACAATATTTGTAGGTATACCTGAATCAATCAAATAGTGACTGTTAATCTGGTGAAGATAAATCAACAAGTATGAAGGTATTTGAACCTGATCCTGGTTACTGGGGCTCCAAGCCACAGGCATCTGAATGATATCATCATCTCTACTGAGAGAGCTCTTTGAAAAGCTCAGAGTGAGTGACTGGGGTATTTGCACCAAGGAATATACCAAAGTCTGCACATTAGTAATGGTGAGGAGTTAttggtcatttgtttttcacactTATAAACATTATACAGTTGAACACTGTCTACATGCTACGCAAACTACGTGTTATTGTTAGAAAAATTAAGATCTAATTGAATGAGCATGTCATGTGTATTTTATGAGAATATCTTCTGAAGTACAATGTTTGCTTATGTCTAAAAGAAAGTTCACATATTAGCAAAATGCAGAATAAAAGCGTGTCAGTCACAATTTCcacatattttatttcattttaagttATTCGTATGCTGTATTTACCAAAAAGTAATTTATATCTTTTAATATAAGATTTATATACAATTGAAAATCAATAAAGTGTACGTacaattttttatttcatttttttatttgatgaacAGCCCTCAAAAACCAACGTTGTCTAATCAGGAGAGAATTCTTTCAGTTTCCACCGCTATAGGAAGAATATGGCAAACTAACATCAAGTTAAATTCTGTGAAGTTGAAAGAAGTCTAAACCAACAAATTCCAAGAAAAGACAATCCAGGTATCTGTTCAACGAGACGcgatattttgtattttcaccATGGTTACACCTGGATTGGAGTTCAGATATTTTCACATTGCTGCTGACATGTTCAAGAgctaaatgttaatttaatCAAGTACAACAGGCACAGACTTTACAAATATATATCAGTTATCAACATCTGATCTTCTGGCAAAAGCTGGCAAAACTTTCATACGCGTAACCATCTTGCTTTCTTAAGTTTACACTCTGCTTGTGTattcaaacagagaaatgtatgGCTTTTTATGACAATTTGAGGTAAACAGCAATATCACATCAAACTTGTTTCTGTCCTTGAGCAGGGGTTCTCCGGAGACAAGGTGTCTGTCATAGTCCAGGGAAGAGGTAGAATTTCTTTGACAGAGTTGTTCTCTCCTTGCATGGCATTTGATTTGGATGTGTCTCCTTAAACTTCTTAAGAACCTACAATAAGGTAAATTGAgtacaaaaaaatgtatgtatgtttttgcatCTACACCAAATTATATTTTTGTTCATGAGATGCTTGCCTTTCGGAATAACTCCTCAATGTCGTTTTCATGAGCATGGTGGTTGAAAATTTCAACAACATCTTGAATGAAATCTGAgcctctctcttcagttctgTAGGAAACCGTATCTGTGTAAGAAAACACTACAGTTAGTAACGTCTTAGTGAAGACAGTAACTTGACCAAATTCAACAAGATCCTGGATGAAATTTGAGTTTTGTTTAGGATGTCTACAGCATACTGTATCTGAGggcaaagacaaagagataaGTTCTTTTTGGTGAAAACAGTGtatggatggaaaaaaagattacCCTAGAAATCACAAATGTTAACAATAATTGATGTTGATTTTAATGGCTTTGACATCACAGAATGCCAAGAAAAGATGTAAACAGGGCTGTCCACAGACAGAATGAACGAGTTTCGAAAACAGCACCAACCTGGAGTGCATGATCTCATACAGCAGAAGTCCTTCTCACGATGTTCTGTTCTGAGGGACGGCCCTGGTGCGCTATCCTGAACACTTACGGACCCATCCTCatctacagtacagcacagaaaTGCAAGGCACAGACAATCTAAAGTCCACCTGTAAAACATGCTTTAATGCAAAAGGTAATGTAAACatgttattacagtttttttcagtACTGAGGCTTTCATACTCCTCCGTGAACACAAATAGCAGCATCCTTTCTCTACTTATTGTAAGGCATAAACAGATTTTCCAGTCATGGTAAATGGGCAAG encodes:
- the LOC115816283 gene encoding caspase-1-like, which codes for MSEDVSDQYLVDAAPTAFLHRGIYLLPCGHHVTADYLRAWCQYLLEQGQSRFTCPRFSKSRNKTCGAVLPYQSICQRARLTAEQQTKFEEILGALAAATLCDYKHCPGCHSNVERANPNNLCVHCTVCSAKRAKPFYFCWQCVREWKGPLYNASKCENEGCRPRQQESSSPSRLVLCKPEYKRQMLRNEQDDIYPSLDKSPSRKRLALLINNINFKHLEVRMGAEKDEENMARLLKDLGYDVVLLRNLTAKGMDTAIADFSKREEHVQSDSCFVVIMSHGGPTGICGVSYRKQNDNEKDMFCTNKIFDHLNTPNCPGLRDKPKIILIQSCRGHEEGSVDVHDSVPDNTRKEHREKDFCCLRSCTPNTVSYRHPRRGSAFFQEVVEIFYNHAHKNDIEELFRKVLKKFKETHPDQMPCKERTTLSKKFYLFPGL